The following proteins are encoded in a genomic region of Stutzerimonas stutzeri:
- a CDS encoding helix-turn-helix domain-containing protein — protein sequence MLHYLPSEHLALPLWPGLHDVVVQFFKHHSITEPVLIPAVAEPLLVIVMAGSAIVDERSPGGEWVSTEVQAGDFYLTSTALPYEMRWQTCGGNSFEVMHLYLAHSLVELACQDVLGGQPAPVSFLDVSGERDELVRILAEQLRLELMERREPSPLFVRSLAQALTVHLIRTYRDPQANTRRSNALQAYKLRRVIDHMNQHLAEDFSLADLAEAAQLSEYHFSRLFKRATGLSPSQYFIRLRMARARQLLLETDHSVIDIGMEVGYSSPSHFSQVFRREVGVTPSAYRNPGHD from the coding sequence ATGCTGCACTACCTGCCGAGCGAGCATCTCGCCCTGCCCCTGTGGCCAGGTTTGCACGACGTGGTCGTGCAATTCTTCAAGCACCACAGCATCACCGAGCCCGTTCTGATTCCCGCCGTTGCCGAACCGCTGCTGGTTATCGTGATGGCAGGTTCGGCTATCGTTGATGAACGTTCGCCGGGCGGGGAATGGGTATCCACCGAAGTGCAAGCGGGCGACTTCTACCTCACCAGCACTGCCCTGCCCTATGAAATGCGCTGGCAAACCTGCGGTGGCAACAGCTTCGAGGTGATGCACCTGTATCTGGCCCACTCGCTGGTCGAACTGGCATGCCAAGACGTGCTGGGAGGCCAGCCGGCACCGGTCAGCTTCCTGGACGTTTCCGGTGAGCGCGACGAACTGGTACGGATACTGGCCGAGCAACTGCGCCTGGAACTGATGGAACGGCGCGAGCCCAGCCCCCTGTTTGTCCGGAGCCTGGCCCAGGCGCTGACGGTCCACCTGATCCGGACCTACCGCGACCCGCAAGCTAATACTCGGCGCAGCAATGCGTTGCAGGCCTACAAACTACGCCGCGTCATCGACCACATGAATCAGCACTTGGCCGAGGACTTTTCCCTCGCCGACCTGGCTGAAGCGGCGCAACTGAGCGAGTACCACTTCAGTCGCCTGTTCAAGCGCGCCACCGGCCTGTCCCCGTCGCAGTACTTCATCCGCCTGCGCATGGCGCGGGCCCGCCAGCTGTTGCTCGAAACCGACCACAGCGTGATCGACATTGGCATGGAGGTGGGTTACTCGAGCCCCAGTCATTTTTCCCAGGTATTTCGTCGTGAAGTAGGCGTGACGCCCAGTGCCTACCGCAACCCGGGACACGATTAG
- a CDS encoding DoxX family protein: MTQSAALSATTNNVTFAASSSASLAGRVLLSAIFILSGISKVSAPAGMIGYIESVGLPFPTLALAIAVLVELGGGIALILGYRTRLVAAALAAFSVATALAFHNQLGDQNQFIHFFKNIAMAGGLLQVVAFGAGRFSLDARRA; this comes from the coding sequence ATGACTCAGTCGGCAGCTCTCTCCGCTACCACCAACAACGTCACATTCGCAGCGTCCTCCTCAGCCTCGCTGGCCGGACGCGTACTGCTCAGCGCGATCTTCATCCTCTCGGGAATTTCGAAGGTCAGCGCCCCGGCCGGCATGATTGGCTACATCGAGTCGGTCGGTCTGCCATTCCCAACCCTGGCCCTCGCAATAGCCGTGCTCGTGGAATTGGGGGGCGGCATTGCGCTGATTCTCGGCTACCGCACTCGCCTCGTTGCGGCTGCACTGGCCGCGTTCAGCGTCGCCACGGCATTGGCCTTCCATAACCAGCTGGGCGACCAGAACCAGTTCATTCACTTCTTCAAGAACATCGCCATGGCAGGTGGGCTGCTGCAGGTCGTGGCGTTCGGCGCCGGCCGGTTCAGCCTGGATGCGCGTCGCGCCTGA
- a CDS encoding GlxA family transcriptional regulator: MRSSFESVLKNKNLAHLDRVSRDGGVMPRRRVAFVLRENFSMMAFTGAVDALITANLMSAEPLYDVLVVGGAEEMVVSDLGIAISADCRLAELKEKEQQLIVVCGGFRVRLQADPLLRAKLRSADAAGANLGGLWNGAYFLAEAGLLNGYDCAFHPDGRAMMAELFPKVRLSNRAFVLDRERIGCAGANSSLGMMLEVLKRDGGESLVNAVDEVLSCDKMKDVMDVSVVAVDYNPTLPQHLKLALELMHNNIEEPLTVSEIADCVKLSRRQLERLFYRHVNATPSRYYLELRLTRARQLLQQTNKSLTDIAVASGFVSSSHFRRCFREFFDVAPGRFRAGTQVAR; encoded by the coding sequence ATGAGATCTTCGTTCGAAAGCGTGCTGAAAAACAAAAACCTTGCCCACCTCGACAGGGTGTCTCGCGACGGGGGCGTGATGCCGCGGCGTCGAGTGGCCTTTGTCCTGCGCGAGAATTTCTCGATGATGGCGTTCACGGGCGCCGTGGATGCGCTGATCACGGCCAATCTGATGAGCGCAGAGCCGCTGTATGACGTGCTGGTGGTCGGTGGCGCCGAGGAGATGGTCGTCAGCGACCTGGGCATTGCAATCTCGGCGGACTGCCGCCTCGCCGAGCTGAAAGAGAAGGAGCAGCAGCTGATCGTCGTCTGCGGCGGTTTTCGCGTACGCCTGCAGGCCGATCCGCTGCTCAGGGCCAAGCTGCGTTCGGCCGATGCGGCCGGGGCCAATCTCGGTGGTCTCTGGAACGGCGCCTATTTCCTCGCCGAGGCGGGCTTGCTGAACGGTTACGATTGCGCGTTCCACCCGGACGGCCGGGCGATGATGGCCGAGCTATTCCCCAAGGTGCGGCTGTCCAATCGTGCGTTCGTGCTGGACCGTGAGCGTATCGGCTGCGCTGGCGCCAACAGTTCGCTGGGGATGATGCTGGAGGTGCTCAAGCGTGACGGTGGCGAGAGCCTGGTCAATGCGGTGGACGAGGTGCTCAGTTGCGACAAGATGAAAGACGTCATGGACGTGTCGGTGGTCGCGGTCGACTACAACCCGACTTTACCGCAGCATCTCAAGCTGGCATTGGAGCTGATGCACAACAATATCGAAGAGCCTCTGACCGTGAGCGAAATCGCCGACTGCGTAAAGCTCTCTCGCCGCCAGCTAGAGCGCCTGTTCTACCGCCACGTTAACGCCACACCCTCTCGCTATTACCTGGAACTGCGCCTGACCCGAGCGCGACAGCTGTTGCAGCAGACGAACAAGTCGCTCACAGATATCGCCGTCGCCAGCGGTTTCGTCAGCAGCTCGCATTTCCGTCGTTGCTTTCGCGAGTTCTTCGATGTGGCGCCAGGGCGCTTCCGCGCCGGCACGCAGGTAGCCCGGTGA
- a CDS encoding helix-turn-helix domain-containing protein, producing the protein MSTPSNAQRKQIIDDIMHAHASGRETLGTSIRRLRLEVTGFDQATFASMCNLSTKALYQIETDKGNPTLGTIETILRKFGLRLGLVAGIPVSSVALREPQRDATRPARGANPRRQYVERRGGATPTPPDKNDERK; encoded by the coding sequence ATGAGCACGCCCAGCAATGCGCAACGCAAGCAGATCATCGACGACATCATGCATGCTCATGCGTCGGGAAGGGAGACGCTGGGGACCTCGATCCGCCGGTTGCGCCTCGAGGTGACCGGTTTCGACCAGGCCACCTTCGCCTCGATGTGCAATCTGTCTACCAAAGCCCTGTACCAGATAGAGACCGATAAAGGTAACCCGACCCTCGGCACCATCGAGACGATCCTGAGGAAATTCGGGCTTCGCCTGGGGCTCGTAGCGGGTATACCTGTCTCTTCAGTTGCTCTGCGTGAACCGCAGCGCGATGCGACCCGCCCGGCCCGCGGAGCCAACCCGCGGCGCCAATATGTCGAACGGCGAGGAGGGGCAACGCCCACTCCGCCGGATAAGAACGACGAGCGAAAGTAA
- a CDS encoding type II toxin-antitoxin system HipA family toxin, which produces MVGELTIQTHVEGRWRDAQVLSITDIQHVGEARCTTSYLQPYLVDFIGELDSLLEPAISVNLPVNWNLVETKGYPAFVYDLMPAGAARKSLEKRFGGEKPDGVDLDFFLLSRCTPSSIGHLRVKESFEHVDQTRREAFPRREVVDRTNDFLEYAYESGAALGGATGAQGEAPKLLMVEGQDGALYADAMLADDQARRHWLVKFARNQVTERDKNILRAEYHYYRAVAALGLNTVSTDGLVLEEAEKPSLWMPRFDRRVDRGGVTRIPVESIYSICGNTVPGSRMNHEDVLGRLIGLWTTNNQVGELEELVFEYLRRDLLNRILGNSDNHGRNMAIFRYGGKFELAPIYDLAPMVLDPEGVTRVTKWRPEHRGSPDWRAICDYFPAITDPATLFERLRGAAQTFRALPDLLADLPAEVREAQAIPLNNLDTRLAEWGLK; this is translated from the coding sequence ATGGTTGGAGAACTCACGATACAGACCCATGTCGAGGGACGCTGGCGAGATGCACAGGTGCTCTCGATTACAGACATCCAACACGTGGGGGAGGCGAGATGCACAACGTCCTACTTGCAGCCGTATCTAGTCGACTTCATCGGAGAACTGGACTCGCTTCTCGAGCCGGCCATCAGCGTGAACCTGCCGGTTAATTGGAATCTGGTCGAGACCAAGGGTTATCCTGCCTTCGTCTACGACCTGATGCCAGCCGGGGCCGCTCGAAAATCGCTGGAAAAGCGCTTCGGCGGTGAGAAGCCCGACGGAGTCGATCTCGATTTCTTTCTGCTAAGCCGCTGTACCCCTTCGTCGATCGGTCATCTGCGGGTCAAAGAGTCCTTCGAACACGTTGACCAGACGCGCCGGGAAGCATTCCCTCGCCGCGAAGTCGTCGATAGGACCAACGATTTCCTCGAGTACGCCTACGAATCAGGGGCTGCGCTGGGTGGTGCTACCGGTGCACAGGGCGAAGCGCCGAAGCTGCTGATGGTCGAAGGCCAAGATGGCGCGCTGTATGCAGACGCGATGCTAGCCGACGACCAGGCCAGGCGTCATTGGCTGGTCAAGTTCGCCCGCAACCAGGTGACCGAGCGGGACAAGAATATCTTGCGCGCCGAGTACCATTACTACAGGGCCGTTGCTGCCCTTGGCTTGAACACGGTGTCGACCGACGGCCTGGTGCTTGAAGAAGCCGAGAAGCCAAGCCTGTGGATGCCACGCTTTGATCGGCGAGTCGATCGAGGCGGCGTCACAAGGATTCCGGTCGAGTCGATCTACTCAATCTGCGGGAACACCGTTCCGGGGTCGAGGATGAACCATGAGGACGTGCTGGGCCGGTTGATCGGACTGTGGACCACCAACAACCAGGTTGGCGAACTCGAGGAACTCGTGTTCGAGTATTTGCGGCGCGACCTATTGAATCGGATCCTCGGCAACTCCGACAACCACGGCCGCAACATGGCGATCTTCCGATATGGCGGCAAGTTTGAACTGGCGCCGATCTATGACCTTGCGCCGATGGTCCTGGACCCCGAAGGCGTCACGCGAGTGACGAAGTGGCGGCCAGAACACAGGGGGAGCCCGGACTGGCGAGCGATCTGCGACTATTTCCCCGCCATTACCGATCCAGCGACACTGTTCGAGCGCCTCCGTGGGGCCGCGCAGACGTTCAGGGCATTACCCGATCTGTTGGCCGATTTGCCCGCGGAGGTGCGCGAGGCCCAGGCCATCCCCTTGAACAACTTGGACACGCGTCTGGCGGAATGGGGGTTGAAATGA
- the folD gene encoding bifunctional methylenetetrahydrofolate dehydrogenase/methenyltetrahydrofolate cyclohydrolase FolD codes for MTAQLIDGKQIAASIRQQIAGRVAERRQQGLRVPGLAVILVGTDPASQVYVAHKRKDCEEVGFKSIAHDLPASTSQTDLLALIDQLNEDPLIDGILVQLPLPKHLDASQLLERIRPDKDVDGFHPYNIGRLAQRMPLLRPCTPKGIMALLESTGVDLHGLNAVVVGASNIVGRPMALELLLAGCTTTVTHRFTHDLADHVKRADLIVVATGITGLVKGEWIKEGAIVIDVGINRQADGKLAGDVEFEIAVQRAGWITPVPGGVGPMTRACLLENTLHAAEHLHD; via the coding sequence ATGACCGCACAACTGATCGATGGTAAACAGATCGCTGCTTCTATCCGCCAGCAGATTGCCGGCCGAGTAGCCGAGCGGCGTCAGCAAGGTCTCCGGGTACCGGGGCTGGCGGTGATCCTGGTGGGCACCGATCCGGCCTCCCAGGTGTATGTCGCCCACAAGCGCAAGGACTGCGAAGAAGTAGGCTTCAAGTCCATCGCCCATGATCTGCCGGCCAGCACCAGCCAGACAGACCTGCTGGCCCTCATCGATCAACTCAACGAGGACCCGCTCATCGACGGCATCCTCGTGCAGCTACCGCTGCCCAAGCACCTGGATGCGTCCCAGTTGCTCGAACGCATCCGTCCGGACAAGGACGTGGATGGTTTCCACCCATACAACATCGGTCGTCTTGCCCAGCGCATGCCACTGCTGCGTCCCTGCACACCGAAAGGCATCATGGCGCTTCTGGAAAGCACCGGGGTCGATCTGCACGGGCTCAACGCCGTAGTGGTCGGGGCATCCAATATCGTAGGTCGCCCGATGGCGCTTGAATTGCTGCTGGCCGGCTGCACGACCACCGTGACTCACCGGTTCACCCATGACTTGGCCGATCACGTGAAGCGCGCCGACCTGATCGTGGTCGCCACGGGTATCACAGGCCTCGTCAAAGGCGAGTGGATCAAGGAAGGCGCGATCGTGATCGACGTAGGCATCAATCGTCAGGCCGATGGCAAGCTCGCTGGTGACGTGGAATTTGAGATCGCGGTGCAGCGCGCCGGTTGGATTACGCCGGTTCCCGGAGGTGTTGGCCCGATGACACGCGCCTGTCTGCTGGAAAATACCCTGCACGCTGCCGAACATTTGCACGACTAG
- a CDS encoding ABC transporter substrate-binding protein translates to MFKNKNNTRHGMALTALLTLSGMAGTAWADAYEDAAKKWVESEFNPSTLSPEQQMEELRWFIKAAEPFRGMEINVASETITTHEYESKTLARAFSEITGIKLRHDLMQEGDVVEKLQTQMQSGKNIYDGYINDSDLIGTHFRYGKAVAISDMIKNEGKDVTLPTLDLDDFIGISFTTGPDGKLYQLPDQQFANLYWFRADWFERPDLKKQFKERYGYELGVPVNWSAYEDIAEFFTKYVEEIDGQRVYGHMDYGKKDPSLGWRFTDAWFSMAGAGDKGLPNGLPVDEWGIRVEDCHPVGSSVARGGATNGPAAVYATQKYVDWMRQYAPPEAQGMTFSEAGPVPAQGNIAQQIFWYTAFTADMTKPGLPVVNEDGTPKWRMAPSPKGPYWEEGMKLGYQDTGSWTFLNSTPEKRRLAAWLYAQFTVSKTVSLKKTLVGLTPIRESDINSQAMTDAAPKLGGLVEFYRSPARVQWTPTGTNVPDYPRLAQLWWQFIAEAASGDKTPQEALDGLAEAQDTMMARLERAKVQPKCGPKMNEPREAQYWLDQPGSPKPKLENEKPQGQTVSYDELIKSWEQAR, encoded by the coding sequence ATGTTCAAGAATAAAAACAACACCCGACATGGCATGGCGCTGACGGCCTTGCTGACGTTGTCTGGCATGGCAGGAACGGCATGGGCGGACGCTTACGAGGACGCGGCGAAGAAGTGGGTCGAGTCGGAATTCAATCCCTCGACCCTTTCGCCCGAACAGCAGATGGAGGAGTTGCGCTGGTTCATCAAGGCGGCTGAGCCGTTCCGTGGGATGGAAATCAATGTCGCCTCGGAAACCATCACCACCCACGAGTACGAGTCCAAGACCCTGGCGCGGGCCTTTAGCGAGATCACTGGCATCAAGCTCCGCCACGACCTGATGCAGGAAGGCGATGTGGTCGAGAAGTTGCAGACCCAGATGCAGTCGGGCAAGAACATCTATGACGGCTATATCAACGACTCCGACCTGATCGGCACGCACTTTCGCTACGGCAAGGCGGTGGCGATCAGCGACATGATCAAGAACGAGGGCAAGGACGTCACCTTGCCGACGCTCGACCTCGACGATTTCATCGGTATTTCCTTTACCACCGGCCCGGACGGCAAGCTCTATCAACTACCCGACCAGCAGTTCGCCAACCTGTACTGGTTCCGTGCCGACTGGTTCGAGCGTCCCGACCTGAAAAAGCAGTTCAAGGAACGCTATGGCTATGAGCTCGGGGTACCGGTGAACTGGTCCGCCTATGAGGACATCGCCGAATTCTTCACCAAGTATGTGGAGGAGATCGACGGGCAGCGTGTGTATGGGCACATGGACTACGGCAAGAAGGACCCTTCCCTGGGCTGGCGCTTCACTGATGCCTGGTTCTCCATGGCTGGCGCGGGTGACAAGGGGCTGCCTAACGGATTGCCGGTCGACGAATGGGGTATCCGTGTCGAAGATTGCCATCCGGTGGGCTCGAGTGTGGCGCGTGGCGGGGCTACGAACGGGCCGGCCGCGGTCTACGCCACGCAGAAGTACGTCGACTGGATGCGTCAGTACGCACCACCGGAGGCGCAGGGCATGACCTTCTCCGAGGCCGGGCCCGTGCCGGCGCAGGGTAATATTGCCCAGCAGATTTTCTGGTACACCGCCTTTACCGCCGACATGACCAAGCCAGGCTTGCCGGTCGTCAACGAGGATGGCACGCCGAAGTGGCGCATGGCTCCGTCGCCGAAAGGGCCGTACTGGGAGGAGGGCATGAAGCTCGGCTATCAGGACACGGGTTCCTGGACCTTCCTCAACTCGACACCGGAAAAGCGCCGGCTGGCCGCCTGGCTGTATGCGCAGTTCACCGTATCGAAAACCGTGTCGCTGAAGAAAACCCTGGTCGGCCTGACCCCGATTCGCGAGTCCGATATCAACTCGCAGGCCATGACCGATGCGGCGCCGAAGCTCGGTGGCCTGGTCGAGTTCTATCGCAGCCCGGCGCGGGTGCAATGGACACCGACAGGCACCAACGTGCCGGATTATCCGCGCCTGGCACAGCTCTGGTGGCAGTTCATCGCTGAGGCGGCCAGCGGTGACAAGACGCCTCAGGAAGCGCTCGATGGTCTTGCCGAGGCTCAGGACACCATGATGGCGCGGCTGGAGCGGGCCAAGGTGCAACCCAAATGCGGGCCCAAGATGAATGAGCCGCGCGAGGCGCAGTACTGGCTGGACCAGCCGGGCTCACCGAAACCCAAGCTGGAAAACGAAAAGCCGCAGGGCCAGACCGTCAGCTACGACGAGCTGATCAAATCCTGGGAGCAGGCTCGCTAG
- a CDS encoding DUF2160 domain-containing protein, translating to MNWMAWTTFTAVFFSCIGVMLVLMGTWELRRPCVSRKGFLPIVTTRGDRLFIGLLGSAYWHLLLIGLTDWSIWIATVLSVVWLFAVMRWG from the coding sequence ATGAACTGGATGGCCTGGACCACCTTCACCGCAGTGTTCTTTTCGTGCATCGGCGTGATGCTGGTGCTGATGGGCACCTGGGAGCTGCGGCGACCTTGCGTATCGCGCAAAGGCTTTCTTCCCATCGTCACCACGCGTGGTGACCGATTGTTCATCGGACTTCTGGGCAGCGCCTATTGGCATCTTTTGCTGATAGGGCTGACCGACTGGAGCATCTGGATAGCGACGGTGCTATCTGTCGTCTGGTTGTTTGCAGTGATGCGCTGGGGTTGA
- a CDS encoding carbohydrate ABC transporter permease, whose amino-acid sequence MNLRKRLVLMLYIIFLMVPIYWLINMSFKSNTEILGGLTLWPRDLTLDNYRLIFTDRSWYSGYINSLYYVCLNTLISLTVALPAAYAFSRFRFLGDKHLFFWLLTNRMAPPAVFLLPFFQLYSSIGLFDTHIAVALAHCLFNVPLAVWILEGFMSGVPKEIDETAYIDGYSFPKFFVKIFIPLIRSGIGVTAFFCFMFSWVELLLARTLTSVDAKPIVSVMTRTVSASGIDWGVLAAAGVLTILPGMLVIWFVRNHVAKGFALGRV is encoded by the coding sequence CTGAATCTGCGCAAGCGGCTCGTTCTGATGCTCTACATCATCTTCCTGATGGTGCCGATCTACTGGCTCATCAACATGTCGTTCAAGAGCAATACCGAGATCCTGGGTGGGCTGACCCTGTGGCCGCGCGACCTGACGCTGGATAACTATCGGCTGATTTTTACCGATCGCAGCTGGTACAGCGGCTACATCAACTCGCTGTACTACGTCTGCCTGAACACGCTGATTTCGCTGACGGTGGCCTTGCCCGCAGCCTACGCGTTTTCGCGCTTTCGCTTCCTTGGCGACAAACACCTGTTCTTCTGGTTGCTGACCAACCGCATGGCGCCTCCGGCGGTGTTCCTGTTGCCATTCTTCCAGCTCTATTCGTCGATCGGACTGTTCGATACGCACATCGCCGTGGCGCTGGCGCATTGCCTGTTCAACGTTCCACTGGCGGTGTGGATCCTCGAGGGCTTCATGTCGGGCGTGCCGAAGGAGATCGACGAAACCGCCTACATCGACGGCTACAGCTTTCCGAAATTCTTCGTGAAGATTTTCATCCCGTTGATTCGCTCGGGCATCGGTGTCACGGCGTTTTTCTGCTTCATGTTTTCCTGGGTCGAATTGCTGCTGGCGCGCACCCTGACGTCAGTCGATGCCAAGCCCATCGTTTCGGTGATGACGCGGACAGTATCGGCCTCCGGCATCGACTGGGGCGTGTTGGCTGCAGCCGGCGTCCTGACGATCCTGCCGGGCATGCTGGTGATCTGGTTCGTTCGCAATCATGTGGCCAAGGGCTTTGCCTTGGGCCGGGTATAG
- a CDS encoding carbohydrate ABC transporter permease, translating to MNKVQDNRAWWLVLPVFLLVAFSAILPMMTVVNYSVQDIFDSSTRFFVGADWYRQILHDPRLHDSLLRQFIFSGCVLLIEIPLGIAVALTMPTRGRWASLCLIVMAIPLLIPWNVVGTIWQIFGRADIGLLGYSLRELGIDYNYASNTRDAWVTVLVMDVWHWTSLVALLCYSGLRAIPDAYYQAARIDRASSWAVFRYIQLPKLKSVLLIAVMLRFMDSFMIYTEPFVLTGGGPGNATTFLSQTLTKMAVGQFDLGPAAAFSLIYFLIILLVSWLFYTAMTHSDPK from the coding sequence ATGAACAAGGTTCAGGACAACCGAGCCTGGTGGCTGGTGCTGCCGGTGTTTCTGCTGGTCGCCTTCAGCGCCATCCTGCCGATGATGACGGTGGTGAATTATTCGGTGCAGGACATCTTCGATTCTTCGACGCGGTTCTTCGTCGGCGCGGACTGGTATCGCCAGATCCTCCACGATCCGCGCCTGCATGATTCGTTGTTGCGGCAGTTCATCTTCTCCGGCTGCGTGCTGTTGATCGAGATTCCGCTGGGTATCGCCGTAGCTTTGACCATGCCGACCCGCGGCCGCTGGGCGTCGCTGTGCCTGATTGTGATGGCGATTCCGCTGTTGATCCCGTGGAACGTGGTCGGGACGATCTGGCAGATCTTCGGGCGCGCCGACATCGGCCTGCTGGGTTACAGCCTTCGTGAGCTGGGCATCGATTACAACTATGCGTCCAACACCCGCGATGCCTGGGTAACCGTGCTGGTGATGGACGTCTGGCATTGGACCTCGCTGGTGGCGCTGCTCTGCTACTCGGGGTTGCGCGCGATTCCGGATGCCTACTACCAGGCGGCTCGAATCGACCGCGCCTCGAGCTGGGCGGTGTTTCGCTACATCCAGCTGCCCAAGCTCAAAAGCGTGCTGCTGATCGCCGTGATGCTGCGCTTCATGGACAGCTTCATGATCTACACCGAACCCTTCGTGCTCACCGGCGGCGGCCCCGGCAATGCCACGACCTTCCTCAGCCAGACGCTGACGAAGATGGCTGTCGGGCAGTTCGATCTCGGCCCGGCCGCAGCGTTTTCGTTGATCTACTTCCTGATCATCCTGCTGGTGTCCTGGCTGTTCTACACGGCCATGACCCACAGCGACCCGAAGTGA
- a CDS encoding ABC transporter ATP-binding protein has product MAEIRLQNLAHSYSAQPRGAADYAIREMDHVWEQGGAYALLGPSGCGKSTLLNIISGLLSPSEGKVLFDAREVNRMTPEQRNIAQVFQFPVVYDTMTVFDNLAFPLRNQGVAEARITSKVHEIAEVLDLHPLLSRKARNLTADEKQKVSMGRGLVRDDVSAILFDEPLTVIDPHLKWKLRRKLKQIHEQFNITMIYVTHDQLEASTFADKIAVMHGGQIVQFGTPRELFERPQHTFVGFFVGSPGMNLIDVRAEAGGVGFGDVHLPLADTQVARLPELDGCRLQIGIRPEFVQISAEPAASGMPAEVVRVEDLGTYKILTLRLQGLLIKARLPEDQAVPTANAWVGFPAQWLMLYADDRLVEDKA; this is encoded by the coding sequence ATGGCGGAAATACGCTTGCAGAACCTTGCTCACAGCTACAGCGCGCAACCGCGTGGTGCTGCGGACTATGCCATCAGGGAGATGGACCACGTCTGGGAGCAGGGCGGCGCCTATGCCTTGCTGGGGCCCTCCGGCTGCGGCAAGTCGACGCTGCTCAATATCATTTCCGGGCTGCTCAGCCCGTCCGAAGGCAAGGTGCTGTTCGATGCCCGCGAGGTGAACAGGATGACCCCCGAGCAGCGCAACATCGCCCAGGTTTTCCAATTCCCGGTCGTCTACGACACCATGACCGTGTTCGATAACCTGGCCTTTCCCCTGCGCAACCAGGGAGTGGCCGAGGCGCGGATCACCAGCAAGGTGCATGAGATCGCCGAGGTGCTCGACCTGCATCCGCTGCTTTCGCGCAAGGCGCGCAACCTGACCGCGGACGAAAAGCAGAAAGTGTCGATGGGCCGCGGCCTGGTCCGCGACGACGTATCAGCGATTCTCTTCGACGAGCCGCTGACGGTGATCGACCCGCACCTGAAGTGGAAGCTGCGGCGCAAGCTCAAGCAGATCCACGAGCAGTTCAACATCACCATGATCTACGTGACCCACGACCAGCTGGAAGCCTCGACCTTTGCCGACAAGATCGCCGTCATGCATGGCGGGCAGATCGTCCAGTTCGGCACACCGCGCGAGCTGTTCGAGCGGCCGCAGCACACCTTCGTCGGCTTTTTCGTCGGCAGCCCCGGCATGAACCTGATCGACGTCCGGGCGGAGGCCGGCGGTGTCGGCTTCGGCGATGTCCATCTGCCGCTTGCCGATACCCAGGTTGCCCGCCTTCCGGAGCTGGATGGTTGCCGCTTGCAAATCGGCATCCGTCCGGAGTTCGTTCAGATAAGCGCCGAGCCGGCAGCTTCAGGCATGCCCGCCGAGGTGGTGCGGGTCGAAGACCTGGGCACCTACAAGATTCTTACGCTGCGCCTGCAAGGCCTGTTGATCAAGGCCCGTCTACCTGAGGATCAGGCCGTTCCGACAGCCAACGCCTGGGTCGGCTTTCCGGCGCAGTGGTTGATGCTGTACGCCGATGATCGACTGGTGGAGGACAAGGCATGA